Below is a genomic region from Rana temporaria chromosome 3, aRanTem1.1, whole genome shotgun sequence.
agattaatgtatatctaatatatatatatatatatatatatatatatatatatatatatatatatatatatatatatttttttagtaatgtatatctaattacaattgtttatatatatatatatatatatatatatatatatatatatatatatatatatatatatatatatatatatatatatatatatatatatatatatatatatatattagtaattTGGTATACagtactaaaaaattatatagattactaaatatatatatatatatatatatatatatatatatatgtataaagtatagctaattactaaacacacataatatatatatttattaattacatTACTAATATTTTAGATatacattactaaaaaaaaaatgtattagataTACATTGattactaataaatatatatatatatatatatatatatatatatatatatatatatatatatatatatatatatatatatatatatatatatatatatatatatatatatgatataaattacaaaaaaaaatatatatttattaatttcacttaattttttttgacactttttaaaaataagataaaaatgtgatcacttttattcctattacaaggaatgtaaacatcccttgtaataggaatatgacatgacaggtcctctttacagtgagatatgggggatCAAATAGAGCCCaacatctcaccactaggctggcaagcctaaaaattttatatatatatatatatatatatatatatatatatatatatatatatatatatatatatatatatatacttcacaGCCAAAGCGGCGGCGTTTTTTGAATGccgaggccgggcgtgacgtcgcAACATCGCGCCTGGGCCCTtcaacgatcatagagactccggcgaccatctggtccaccgAATCTCTATGATTTGTATCCGCGGGCCAGCATATCCTGTCACCGACTCGCCGATCGCACAGGTGAAtcgggagaagcaccggagggcggcggcgacgtcccctttcgccaccCGTAGGAACAgtcaagcggcggaacagccaCTATGGTGTAGggaaatcgccggctgaaaatggcgatatctgaatgatgcctgtagccacACCCATCATCCAGATATATcaccccccccacaaagcccaggacgtcatatgacgtaaaATACCTATTATATCTCTCTATGAAATGATTACAATCACACAATGATAACATTACACATCTTTGTTAGGAATTGGATTACCGGTTGTTGTCGGGATCCACAAGAGGACGCTCCTCTAGATGCAGCATCTTACACATCAGGCGGACGGGTTCCTCTGTAGCAATTTGTGAACGGAACGTTTCCGATTCAGTGATGCATTTTCCCCCCTCAGGGATATGTCCTTGGACCTTTAGGATCTCTCTACAGCACATCGATTCCTTTTGGGTCGGCATTTCTATACAGCACTGGCACAAACACCAGTGTAATTTCCCTACTCTGTCACCAGGAGGCATTTGCATTTGTGCGGTCCAAGAACCAACATCGGAATAGGAAACGGTCGGATTCCGTGGAAAGGCGGGATCATTCTCACGATCTGGATAGCTGTCCAATATTTGTTTTACCAATATtgcgtgctaaaaaaaaaaaaaaaaaaaaaaattatatatatacatatacacatacacacacacaaatgtaaaTATACATTGATTACTCAAAAATATCTTAGATATACATcaattactaaaaaaaattaaaataaaaaagtataaaataaaaaaaacttatatatattttagataatattatacaatttaaaaaaagaaaatgcagacatattgatatacagtatgtatgggtGATTGTTATTAGATTAACTTTTTTAATTGATACAAACATATAcctaaatataaataaagatctatcatatacacacacacacacacaaacaaaatgaaaatttgaatataatatatatatacacacatagtttgGATTGCAGACATAGACAACAAAGATTTGtggatatttgtaaaaaataatgatATAACTTACTCTTTCCTCATGACTCAGTGACCTATAGTTTTTAATCTCCGATTCCGTGGGGACTGGAGTATTGtcctaaaaataaatatgaaataaattatgttattaataaaattatttaaaaaaatatagaaataataaaatcaaaataatCCAATTTTACTTACCATTTCaatatagagaataaaatgttcaGTATCCGGTATTTATTATACTTTCTGAAATTGTTTTAAAAagtgatacaaataaataaaaaaatatttgaatactGTACatacgcgcacacacacacacacatacatacatacatacatatatatatatatatatatatatatatacacacacacatatatatacacacacacacacacacacacacacacacacacaatttcttttttcttttataaaaaaaacaaaaaaataaaaatacaaaaaagaggggttgccatccgggacctctgggccctttattattattattattattattattattattaataataataataataataataataaaaagaaacctctgggccctttaattaaaaaaaaaatatatatatatataaaataaacatttataaaaaaaaaaaaaaaaaaggggaggggggttgccatccagggctctggggacctctgggccctttaataaaaacataaaaaataaatatatataaacaaaaataaaaaataaaaatttataacaaataaaaaaagggggtaattagaatcactgctcctgaaaaactttAAAATTGGCAAATTTTGGTgcaggaggggggtgtccctgaatggcagtttggaaatgtggtcaccctaggtcatgggtcttcaaactatggccctccagttgttcaggaactacaattcccatcatgcctagtcatgtctgtaaatgtcagagtgttacaatgcctcatgggatgtgtagttccgcaacagctggagggccgtagtttgaggatccctgccctaggtggaagggtaataggttcaggtgtataactttgttcggaaacactcctgcacccggacaggcctctctcaccagcctagcagccagagtgtcacacggaaactttatcaaaatctctgccacagaccttcccaaagatggagatgcATTGGGTCCAGAATCATTCTCAggacaggattcagcacccggatctctcttgaataaactctTGCGATCTCAGAACTGACAGACGACCATCACTCATCCTCTCAGTAATGGTGTGTCCTTCAATAAAGTtgaaggcctctcctgagataccagcctcgtgctcggtgctctccaagacaggttcttcatcgggtgtcttcctccctcaggacggacagcacaggaccactctgcaaacgtagacccagtctgactaccgggcctacatAGTacatcacaaccccggaccaacgtggtcccggagccaggaacacttgaacacgcacccccggccatgagggccacacacggggggtggtgggtagGGTGACCTCATTCCAAAACGGACATTCAgggacccccttcccaaaaatcagcttgtgctgtaatgaatcacagcacagctggggcAGCGGATGTGCGCTCTACCCAGAAGAACTGATcacgcccccaaaaaaggcagccgcATCGCCACTTTACTCATTGACAGCGCTTGTCCTGACTGGTCGAGATCCGTTTTACCTTGTTCCACCACTGGctttacactgccctgctgtgattagacactaaaggtgggatttatgatttctccaatcacaagcagggggcgaggattgtgcctctccaggcattcccgaccAGGACAAGTGCTGTCCGTGAGTAAAGCggcgatgtggtggccttttttgggggtaacagatagaggggaggggggtgtttgtgtcagcttcattccgggacacatggtcaccctagtggTGGGACGACAGGCCAGGATCGGCGACAACCACAacgacccagaactaatgacgtctgtcccttaaagcggagcttcaccctaaagtggaactcacgctgatcggaaccctcccccctccggtgtcacatttgacacctttcaggggggaggggggtgcagatatctaaagataggtatttgcacccacttccggcccagaattcacgggcaaaagacggcattgcatcacatcccccccccccccgttgtgtgctgggaacactcggctctcagcacacagcgggagccatttggcgggcgcagcgcgactcacgcatgcgccgtagggaaccgggcagtgaagccggagcgcttcacttcctggttccctcacagtggatggtgggggggcagcagagtgacgagcgatcgctcgtcctctgctgcggacggtgctggactcTCACCCCTCACCGTCACACTCGCCCCTCACCATCACACTCGCCCCTTACAGTCACCCCTCACCGTCACACTCACCCCTCACCGTCACACTCGCCCCTCACCGTCACACTCGCCCCCACCGTCACACTCGCCCCCACCGTCACACTCTCCCCTCACCGTCACActcgcccccaccccccaccgtcacactctcccccacccctcacagtcacactCACTCCCACCCCTCATACGTCACCCCCACccctcacccctcacagtcacactCATACCTCACCCCTCACACTCACTCCtacccctcacagtcacccctaCCCCTCACCCCCACCCCTCACACTCATACCTCACCCTCATAACACACGCCTCACACCCATACCTCACCCCTCACACTCATacctcacccctcacagtcacactcatacctcacccctcacagtcacacctcacagtcacacTCATACCTCACACTTATAAcacacccctcacagtcacacacgccccccacagtcacactcaTACCTCACCCCTCACCGTCACACTCATACCTCACCCCTCACGTCACACTCgcccctcacagtcacccctcaccgTCACACTCTCCCCCACGTCACACTCACCCCAACCCCTCACCATCACACTCACCcccacccctcacagtcacactCATAC
It encodes:
- the LOC120933733 gene encoding uncharacterized protein LOC120933733 isoform X2; translation: MDNTPVPTESEIKNYRSLSHEERHAILVKQILDSYPDRENDPAFPRNPTVSYSDVGSWTAQMQMPPGDRVGKLHWCLCQCCIEMPTQKESMCCREILKVQGHIPEGGKCITESETFRSQIATEEPVRLMCKMLHLEERPLVDPDNNRRLRKTAYRTFIAWIYGFYGKKHAVIPSCAVKVVRELFPDPGGKYVNFIYSEDYDASEMAFH